GCCGCTCAGGAGCGCCACGGCGTGGTCGCACAGGAACTTCACGCGGCGGTGGTCCTCCTCGGGGAAGCCCACCAAGCGGAGCGCGATGCGCATGGGCACCACGTTGGCCACGTCGTGCATCCACTCGCAGGTGCCGCGTGCCAGCGCGGGCGCGAGCAGCTCGTCCACCATGGCGCGGATGTCGTCGTCCAGGCTCTTCTGGAAGCGCGACGACAGCGCCGCCGTGGCCAGCTTGCGGTGGCGCGTGTGCACCGGCGGGTCCTCGATGGCGAGCACGTCCACGGGGCCCTGACCGCTGGGCAGCTGCCACGTCTTGGCGCCCCGCTTCCCGCTGGCCAGCAGGATGGCCACCAAGTTGGACGAGTAGGTGCTGGTGTCGAGCGCCACCTCGCGCACCAAGTCATAGGTGCTCACGCAGTAGTAGTCGGCGCCCGGCACCTTGTAGACCGGGGCCTTGCGGCGGAGCGTGTCGTAGAACGCGTACGGGTCGCGCAGCGTCTCGGGCGCGAACGCATCGAAGCCGTCGATGCCCGCAGGCCGCGTGGGCGTGAGCCACGGCGCGAGGCGCGCCCGCAGCGGGGCCGGCAGGTGGGGCAGCATGTCTTCGGCAGACAGCGACTGGACGCGCGCGATGGAGCGCACGGCAAGGCGCGCGGCCTTGCGACGGAAGTCCTGTTCGGTGCGTGGCATGAGCTCACTGTGGATCCTAACTGTACTAAGTACAAGTAGGCGCCCGCGGCCACGCACGCCATACTCCCGCGCATGGCAGGCAAGCGTCCCCCGCTGGACCGCGACAAGGTGCTGGCGAGCGCGCTCACGCTGGCCGACCGCGACGGCATCGAGCGCCTGACGGTGCGCCTGCTGGCCACCGCGCTGGGTGTGTCGCCCATGGCCATCTACTGGCACTTCCCCAGCAAGGCGGCCGTGGTGGCCGAGCTCGTGGACCACGTGGTGGACCAGTACGACGTGCACCCGGGGCAGGGCGGCACGCTGCGCGCGCGCGTCCAGAAGACGTTTCGCACCATGTACCAAGGGCTGCACGACCACCCGGGCATCATCGCGCTGCTGGGTCAGCCGGAGACGCGCGGCAAGGCCTCACTCGGCGTCATGGAGGCGCTGCTCACGCAGCTGGTGGCCGCGGGGCAGACTCCGCGACAGGCGCAGCAGTCGTATCACCTGCTCATGAGCTTCACGCTGGGCGCCATCACCATGAGCCACGCCGACGGCACGCCCGCGCGCGCACAGAAGGTGTTCGAGGCCAACCTCGAGCGCGTGCTGGACACCGTGCTCGGCTGACGGCTCTACGCGGTGAGGATGCCGCGGCGGATGGCCTCGCCGCGCACGAACGCGATGGCCTCCGCGAGCTCGTCGGTGCCCCGGAGCCGCATGCCCGCTTCGGGGGCCTTCGGCGCCAGCCAGGCGGCGCACTCGTCGGTGTTCGAGAAGACCTTCTGCGGATACTTGGCGCGGCTCAGCAGCTGGAACGACGAGATGACTCCGCGGATCATGGCGGCGCGGAAGCCCTCGCCCTCGAACAAGCAGGCCACCGCCGCGTAGTACGGCGCCACCACCGGGGCCATGCTGTCGAGCGCCGCGCGCACCTCGGCGTCGGGGATGCCGCCCTCGCGGTCCACGATGCTGACCTCGATCAATTTGCCACGGCCCACGGCGCGCCCGTGCGACTCGATGCCGCGCGCCTGGGTCATGGTGGCCACCACCGTGCTGGGACGATGACCCA
This region of Sandaracinaceae bacterium genomic DNA includes:
- a CDS encoding TetR/AcrR family transcriptional regulator, with the protein product MAGKRPPLDRDKVLASALTLADRDGIERLTVRLLATALGVSPMAIYWHFPSKAAVVAELVDHVVDQYDVHPGQGGTLRARVQKTFRTMYQGLHDHPGIIALLGQPETRGKASLGVMEALLTQLVAAGQTPRQAQQSYHLLMSFTLGAITMSHADGTPARAQKVFEANLERVLDTVLG